TTAAGTATGTGAGCTACTTCTAAAATGACAAAGTCAAAATGATCTACCtactacaaaaatgcaaaacatatatttaaatatcaatATATTCCGAATTTTTTATATGTCTAATGTATGTTAATGTACCTTGAAATTTTTGCACAAGCCCATattgcacaacacaacacaattaacTATGTTCCGTTTTTGTCTTGTCCTGAGATTATTCTGATGACTTGCACTGAATGGAATCAGCTGGAGCCAAATAGTGCAAATAATGCTCATTTCCTCATGTTGGGGTACTTTTCTTCTGTGAGTGAGTTCCAGAACTGCCTGTGACCTCTGGACTTCCGCTGAATGCTTGGTTGTAGTGTCAAAGTGTCCTCTTCCCCTGCATGAGAGTTTGATGTGAGTGAatcaacctcagcatcttcctgaAAAGGATAGCACACGAATGTAGCGACTGGCTTGAGAAATTAAAAGTCTTGACATAGTTTTTCAAACTTAGAAAGACTATTGTCAGTCTGCTCTGTGTAGTGTGTGCTGTCATGTATCACTCAGGCCTTCCCTTTCCTTGTCAGCTCTGATGCCAGGTTCTGGAAGTTTGTCAGATGATGGCGCCGCAGCTTTTGAGGAGAGATGTTGCATCTTTGAATGCATTAACTATTTATTAAGGGTTTGAGTCAGCTGCTTGAACAAATGCCTCTTTTACCATCTCTCCATCTTGGAAGGACTTCTTTATCTTAACCATGACTCACCCCGAACGATATTTCAGGTGAGTCAAAGCATTGTATGTAATCAAGCAACATGCAAATGTGAAATTAAGTGAAGGGGGAAACTTTGCTGGAGTACCTGTAGAAAATGTTTCATATAAAATCACTGCTGTACATTAAAGATTCGGTGGATATAAAAAGTCAATTTTTCTACTTCCTCATAGTAACATTTAAGACCACTGATTTCCTTTAATGCTCCACTGCTGACACCTGCTGGTAATGAATATCACTACACATTAAACTGAATATTTTCACTTAAATAAGTGGAAATTtacaattaaatataaaacttgTATAATTAACTATCTTGTTCTGTGGAGGTTTAATTCAAGGTTTTAAACGCGATCCTGTCTCTGACACTGAAGTTTTGGCCGATCCATTCTCGGTGTAACGTCCCCTTTAAGATGTGTAACGTCCCCTTTAAGATGTGTAACGTCCCCTTTAAGAAAACCGCCCAGAGGCTCAGCGCCAATCGCGGCGCGGAAACTGAATTTCCTTGTTGTCAGCAGCTAGCAGCTCCTTGTAGGATAACGTTAGCCGGGAAGCTAACGATCTAACGGTGGTCGTTGATCAACatcaccagaaaaatgacttctgCACTGGTGAGTCAACAATCAGACTGGTTTTGCCACTCAACCATTTCTCCTGAAGTTTGTTGTAACTATTTTAGCAACCTGCGAGTGTGGTAGGAGACAAGGTTTTAGATAGAATCGCTCTTCGGAAACGTCCTCCTAAACACAAACATAGAAAGgacgatgttttgtttttcttattttttgggAAACTTTCGTTATTTAAATTGTCTGTAAATGTCAGTTATGCAGCATAAGTAATTCAAAGATGGTGTGCaagtccatctgtctgtctgtctgtgtctgtctgtctgtgtctgtctgtctgtgtctgtctgtctgtctgtctgtcaaagaTGGTGTGcatgtctgttgtgtttttgacgcagtattttgttttgtaaatagcCGTacggtatttttattttttttccgtgTGCATCTCTTCAGCACTTTTGGACGAGTTAAATTCATGAAGATATTAATGAGGTGtgaacacctttatgtacacTTGTGTCATCTGTGAATGATCAGGGGGGTATTTTAATAAACAGACTCCAAATATTTCCTGCAGAGTTGCCAGTTGAGGacgtacatttttaaaatttaaaaaaaatatttaattaatttacatcATGTAAATACAAATTCTGATAACTTCAGTAAGATCCTATCGTCAAcaatgtttgtgaatgtgttaGTCAGCATCTTCAATCAGATTATTGTCTACTTTTTGATCAATTTAATAGTGATTGTTGTGTTTTGAACCTGTACACTACGTCACGCTCAACATGCTTGACAACTGAGTCTGCTTCATAAGTTCATGGAAGAGAATGAATGAGCTACCTAAACTTTAAATATGGACTGAACATTTTGTCCACCTTGTATACTTCAGATCAGTAAAGGTCAGAAAAGTACacaaaactaataataataatactttattattattattattattattattattattaagtcagAGACACCACACAGGTCTTGGAATGTGTGGCATGAACCTTCTGGTTGGAAATATCtggaaaacatttattattaaaataattataaattattgttgttaataATCTGCTTGTTGACCTGCTGACCTCGTAATGTCTTGCTATGGACAGAcgttaaagagaaaaaaactttgGTGTTAAGATACgtgtatttatttacagacaaaacacaaatgcaatTCGGAATACGTACAAAATGTTATCAAAACATGTCAGAATAACcgcgacagcggaagaagcgggtgTTGGAATGGATGGAGTGAATGCCAGGATATACAATCGTCTCACTTTTCTCTATGGATTGTCATTTAATGCGTTAACTTTCGACGCCATATTTGTCAAAATATCTCATTATAACGCCGAGTTCCAGCTCCACTGTTCCCATGGCTTGTGTGTGCAGTCTGTATCTGTCCGCCCCGGTATATATGAGATCCGGACTCCGGAGCTGGGGCCCTCCGCCGACAAGCATTTGCGCCAGCTCCTCTTGCCAGGAGCCGAGCGGCCTCCAGGTCACACAGGTTACCCGGTGGTGTCCCGGGCTGGAGGGGACGTGACAGTACCCGTAACCGTACAGCTGACAGCGTCCGAAGGAGTCCTGGTGCCACACCTGAAGGTGGACTTTTGGCCAGCCCTGGAGTCCCTTAGTCGCGTAGTGTAGATCGATCGGGTGGTTCCAGTACGCCATGTCTCCCACATGGGGGCTATCCACTTGCGTCTGGCCTTCCTTCAGCCCGGACAGAAGACGCCATGCTCCTCCCGTATGAAATCCCCATTTGCAAAACAAGGTGTTCTGTGGGAAACCACTACCTCCAACGATCTGACCGATAATGTGCAGCTCTGCCATGTTGTATATGTCTCATTTGTCTACACCAGACCTACACAATAATAAGCAGACTAAATCGAAGTCCCCTTTGAGCTCTTTGATCTCCGGTTCGTCCAAGGGTTAGCTTAACGGCTAGCTACGGCGAGCACCGCAGCTCACGTCTCCTTGGTAACTTGGTACTAGCGCGGCAGCATTTGCACCCTGAACTCTGCCTGACaggaagcacttcctgttcttATTTCAATTGTTACTACAGTCTGTAATATGAGAGCCTCAAACCTTTCCTACCATAATGTGAGGTTGTACAAcataaactacaaaaaaaaaaaaactatttaataaTGGAAACGGAAACTTAATGTTAATTTGTTGGGTGTTTGGTGTAAACGTACAGTACCTGAATCTGAGCACGGGCAAACAGCTCCTCTCCGAGGCTGTAATCAAACTCTTCCTCTCGCGAGAGTTGGTTTCTTCAACGTTGTCAAATTAAACCTTCATTACAATAAAACCTTCATTAAaccttcattaaaataaatctccGCCTGTTCCACCCCATGTGCAGTTGGATCCAGCTCTAGATCAGAATCCTATTCTGTGAAATTAAGATATGCCTTTGGAGGGGAATGATAtgtgttgtgttattttgataTGGGATTGTTTATTCTGAATTAGTACAGGATGTTTGTGGAACAATTTTCAAGAGCATTAAGGTCACAAACTAATACCCTTGGTTTAGGGATGATATTTTGAGTAATTCCCTACTTATAAATTTAAAGCAGAAGTTTTGACATGCCGTAAGTTAATTTAAATACAAAGTTTGGTAAAGCTATAATTTTTTACCCCATGTA
This sequence is a window from Antennarius striatus isolate MH-2024 chromosome 5, ASM4005453v1, whole genome shotgun sequence. Protein-coding genes within it:
- the b9d2 gene encoding B9 domain-containing protein 2, with product MAELHIIGQIVGGSGFPQNTLFCKWGFHTGGAWRLLSGLKEGQTQVDSPHVGDMAYWNHPIDLHYATKGLQGWPKVHLQVWHQDSFGRCQLYGYGYCHVPSSPGHHRVTCVTWRPLGSWQEELAQMLVGGGPQLRSPDLIYTGADRYRLHTQAMGTVELELGVIMRYFDKYGVES